The sequence below is a genomic window from Rhodothermales bacterium.
GCCCGGCAGCTCGCATTCGAGGACGATGTGCTGCTCATCGGGACAGTGGGCGAGGAGGGACTCGGCGACCTGCGCGGCGTCCGGCATCTGTTCGGCCCCGAAGGGCTAGCGATCCACGAATTCATCGCCATCGACGGCGGCCGGCTGGGCAACGTGATCAACCAGGCCCTGGGGTCCAATCGCTATCGCGTGACGGTGGAAGGCCAGGGCGGTCATAGCTGGGGCGCCTTCGGGAATGCGAATCCGCAGCATGCCCTGGCGTCGATCGTGCATTTTTTTGTAGAGAAGGCCGATCCCTTCACGGCGAACGGTCCGAAGACCTCCTACAACATCGGCCGGGTCGAGGGCGGCACATCCGTCAACGCCATCCCCGAGAAGGCCTGGATGGAGGTTGACATGCGGTCGGTGAATCCGGACCGCCTGGCGGGCATCGATGTGTTGCTGCAGCAGTCGATCGAGGAAGGACTCACCCATCAAAACAGCCTGAAGCGGCGGGGCGAAGCCCTGACGGTGAACGTCGAATCGATCGGCAAGCGACCGTCCGGCGAGACGTCGGCCGATCATCCGCTCGTGCAGCGGGCGCTGGCCGGCGCGCGGTCGCTGGGAGGCGACGCCAATCTATCCATCTCATCCACCGATGCCAACATCCCCATCTCGCTCGGCATACCGGCCATCACGATCGGTCGGGGC
It includes:
- a CDS encoding M20/M25/M40 family metallo-hydrolase, which gives rise to MLRSVLLNLCVTAALAGFMPLSGCQEDPVPPAAATPPPTSPPAVSDEATETMERLRRHPAMQEAFQTVLDIEPRTLADHITLTEIPAPPFGEGPRAEVFAGMLAASGADSVWIDPVGNVIARIDGRERARTIAFGAHLDTVFPAGTDVRVRMQGDTLYAPGIGDDTRGLAVLLAMMRTVEARQLAFEDDVLLIGTVGEEGLGDLRGVRHLFGPEGLAIHEFIAIDGGRLGNVINQALGSNRYRVTVEGQGGHSWGAFGNANPQHALASIVHFFVEKADPFTANGPKTSYNIGRVEGGTSVNAIPEKAWMEVDMRSVNPDRLAGIDVLLQQSIEEGLTHQNSLKRRGEALTVNVESIGKRPSGETSADHPLVQRALAGARSLGGDANLSISSTDANIPISLGIPAITIGRGGEGGNAHALNEWWINREGHLGIQWALLLMASQAHLVTD